Within the uncultured Bacteroides sp. genome, the region ATGGCTTGTTTCTTTTCCCAACCCGAAACGGACAAACAACAAGCTTTCCTATGGGGAAAGATCCTTATATGGAATTTAGTGTAGGTATTTATAATATCTTTAAAATACTTCATGTAGAATATACCCGCCGTTTGAACTATCTGGATCACCCGGGAATTAATAAGGATGGAATTCGCGTTGCAATGTTACTCAACTTCTAAGGTTATATTTTAATCTTATCTTTATAGATTCTTAATGTTCTGTACAAAAGATTGTATTCTTCTGTACAGAACAATTCATTCTCTTGTACAAAAGAAAGCTTTATTTTGTACAAGAGTTTTTTACCTTTTCGTCAATGGTTTTAAAATCTTCTCCAAAGAATTCCCTTTTTAAATAATAATATGTAAATTTGTTCCCATTTTAATCATAACGAAATGGCACAACCATTAGCAGAAAGACTTCGGCCAAAGTCACTCGATGACTATATTGGTCAGAAACATTTAGTGGGAGAAGGGGCAATCTTGCGTAAGATGATAGACGCAGGACGCATTTCGTCATTCATTCTTTGGGGACCACCCGGAGTGGGTAAGACTACCCTTGCTCAGATAATAGCCAACAAACTTGAAACTCCCTTTTATACATTGAGCGCAGTCAGCTCGGGCGTTAAAGACGTTCGCGATGTGATTGATAAAGCAAAAAGTGCTCGTTTCTTTTCACAAGCCAGTCCCATTCTGTTTATAGATGAAATTCATCGATTTAGTAAATCGCAGCAAGATTCCTTGCTAGGAGCTGTGGAGCATGGTACGGTAACACTTATTGGCGCAACAACCGAGAATCCTTCGTTTGAAGTGATCCGTCCGCTGCTTTCCCGTTGCCAGCTTTATGTACTTAAGTCACTAGAGAAAGATGATTTACTTGAACTTTTACAGCGTGCCTTGACACAGGACTCCATTCTTAAAAGTAAAAATATAGAGCTTAAGGAGACAGACGCTATGCTTCGTTATTCAGGCGGAGATGCGCGTAAACTTCTCAATATCCTTGAACTGGTAGTTGAGTCTGATAGTGAAGATCCGATTGTGATTACTGACGATAAGGTAACGGAAAGACTTCAACAGAACCCTTTGGCTTACGATAAAGACGGGGAAATGCATTACGACATTATCTCGGCCTTTATTAAAAGTATTCGCGGTAGTGATCCAGATGGCGCTATTTATTGGCTGGCTCGCATGGTGGAAGGCGGTGAAGATCCTGCTTTTATTGCCCGCAGATTAGTAATCTCTGCTTCTGAAGATATTGGTCTGGCAAATCCAAATGCTTTGCTGCTTGCCAATGCTTGCTTTGAAACATTAATGAAGATAGGATGGCCCGAAGGACGAATCCCTTTGGCAGAAACAACTATTTATCTGGCCACCAGTCCCAAAAGTAATTCTGCCTACAATGCCATTAATGATGCTTTGGAATTGGTGCGAGAAACCGGGAATCTTCCTGTACCTTTGCACTTACGCAATGCTCCTACAAAATTGATGAAACAACTGGGCTATGGCAATGACTATAAATATGCCCATAATTATAAAGATAATTTTGTGAAACAACAATTTCTTCCCGACGAACTAAAAGCTAAATCCATATGGCATCCGCAGGACAATCCTGCTGAGGCTAAGTTGAAAGAACGCATGAAACAACTTTGGGAAGACAGATATATTGATTGAACTTATAAATTTAAAAAGAATATGAAAATTGTAGTATTAGACGGCTATGGAGCTAATCCAGGTGATTTATCCTGGGATGAACTCAAAGTATTGGGTGATTGTACTGTTTATGATCGTACTTCCACTGCCGATGTAATTGCTCGTGCACAAGGTGCAGAGGTTGTATTAACCAATAAAACGGAAATTAGTGCGGAGGCAATTGCTGCTCTTTCGGATTTAAAATATATTGGCGTAATGGCAACAGGTTATAATGTGGTAGATATTGCTGCTGCAAAAGAACGTGGAATTGTTGTAACCAATACTCCTGCTTATAGCACGGTATCAGTAGCACAGATGGCTTTTGCACATATTTTGAATATAACTCAGCAGGTTGCTCACCATTCAAACGAAGTGAAAAAGGGACGTTGGACAAACAATGCTGATTTCTGTTTCTGGGATACGCCGTTAACTGAACTGAGTGGACTTAAACTTGGTATAGTGGGACTGGGGCATACCGGAATGGCTACGGCACGCATTGCTTTTGGATTTGGCATGAATGTTTGTGCATACACTTCAAAGTCACAACTTCAATTACCTCCCGAAATCAAAATGATGACAAAAGAGGAGATCTTTACAGAGTGTGATATTGTGAGTCTTCACTGTCCACTTACAGAAGAAACCCGGGAAATTGTCGATGCAAAACGTCTGGCAACCATGAAGCCAACCTCTATACTTATTAATACAGGTCGTGGTTCACTTGTTAATGAGCACGATTTGGCCGATGCTTTGAATAATGGCATTATTTACGCCGCCGGATTAGACGTACTTACATCTGAACCACCTTTAGCAGATAATCCCTTGCTTACGGCTAAAAACTGTTATATTACTCCTCATATTGCGTGGGCAACCAAGGCTTCCCGTATGAGACTAATGAGCATCCTGGCTGAAAATATTAAAGCTTTTGCAGCTGGTAAACCAATTAATAACGTGGCGAAATAATTAGAAGATTATTCATTCGTAAAAAGATACAGGAAAGGTTGTTACTTAATTTTTAGTAACAACCTTTCTTTCTTTTAATTATTTTCTTTTGGAAACTTGTGTTATAGGAAAATAGCAGTATATTTGCATAATAATTCCAATGGAAAATATTAATAGTGGAATTTTGATAAAGAAATAGGCTATAAAACAGAATAGAAAATGAGTGGAGAAAAGTACATTATTATCGGAGGTGTAGCTGGTGGTGCAACAACAGCTGCCCGAATCAGACGAATGAATGAAGAGGTCGAAGTGATCATGTTCGAAAAGGGAGATTATATCTCTTATGCTAATTGCGGACTACCTTATTATATAGGTAATGTGATAGAGGATAGGAATAAACTGTTTGTACAAACGCCCGAATCGTTTGGTTTACGTTTCAATATTGATGTCAGAGTTCGCTCAGAAGTTGTGAGTATTGACAGGGATAAAAAAGAAGTTCTTGTTCGTAGGCGCAATGGAGAAGAATACATTGAAAAGTATGATAAGCTTTTACTTTCTCCCGGAGCATATCCGGTTCGTCCTCCTTTTCCGGGAATAGACCTTGATGGAATCTTTACTTTGCGCAATGTGAATGATACAGATGCTATCAAAAACTACATGAATAGCCATCAGGTAAAAAGAGCTGTAGTAGTAGGTGCCGGTTTTATAGGTCTGGAAATGGCCGAAAATTTGCAGCATGCCGGAGCAAAAGTATCTGTTGTTGAGATGCTAAACCAGGTAATGCCGCCAATAGATTATTCTATGGCTTCGCTTGTTCATCAGCATTTGCAGGACAAAGGAGTAAATCTTTATCTGGAACATGCCGTCAGTGTATTTACAAAGAAAGGAAACTCTATTGAAGTTGTCTTTAAAAACGGTAAATGTATAATGGCCGATATTGTGATTCTTTCCATAGGGGTGCGTCCCGAGACAACATTGGCAAAGCAAGCCGGACTTGTAATAGGGGAGACCGGAGGAATTGTGGTGAATGATTATTTGCAGACTTCCGATGAAAATATTTATGCAGTGGGAGATGCCATTGAATTCAAACATCCAATAACCGGAAAACCCTGGCTGAATTATCTGGCTGGACCGGCTAACAGGCAGGGGCGTATCTGTGCTGATAATATGCTGCTTGGGAATAAGACGAGATACGAAGGAGCTATTGGAACAGCCATTGCAAAAGTCTTTGATTTTACAGTTGCTTCAACAGGACTTGCGGCAAAGCAACTAAAAAAGAATGAGATACCTTACCTCTCTTCGGTTACTCATTCCGGTTCTCATGCAGGATACTATCCTGATTCTTTGCAGATGAGCATTAAAATCACTTTTAGTCCGGTGGATGGAAAACTTTACGGTGCTCAGATTGTGGGATGTGATGGAGTCGATAAGCGAATTGATCAGATTGCGTTGCTTATTAAACAACGAGGCACGGTTTATGATTTAATGCAATTGGAACACGCCTATGCACCACCTTATTCATCGGCAAAAGATCCTATTGCCATAGCCGGTTATGTGGCGGAGAATATTTTGTTGAAACGAGCGAACATTGTCACATGGAGAGAGATGCTGCAGGTAAATGATGGTATTATACTGGATGTTCGTACTTCTGTTGAGTTTTCTTTAGGAGCTATACCTGGAGCAATAAATATTCCTTTAGACGGAATACGGAATCATTTAAATGAGATACCCAAAGATAAGAACATTTATATCTATTGTGCTGTAGGGCTCAGAGGATATCTTGCTACAAGAGTGCTGATGCAGAAGGGTTTTGATCATGTATTTAATCTTTCGGGAGGGTATAAACTTTATCGGTCGGCCACTACTCCGGTGATTTTAGATGAAAAAGATATGAATGCTTGTTCCGCTGCAACAGGAACAGATAGTAACACAAATAATGATTCAGAGATGGAAACAATAAAAATAGATGCTTGCGGATTACAATGCCCTGGTCCCATTATGAAACTAAAAAAGAGTATTGAAGATATCAATGTGGGAGATCGCCTGGAGGTTATAGCTACTGACCCCGGTTTTCGTAGAGATTCTCAGGCTTGGTGTAATATGACAGGGCATAAGATGGTCTCACAATCAGCAGATTCCGGCAAGTATGTGTCAATCATTGAAAAGATGGAAAGAAAGAAAACAAGTCCATCATTTAGTGAATCTCCTGTTGAATGTAGTGGCAAAGGGAAAACTTTTATTCTGTTCAGTGATGATTTGGACAAAGCTTTAGCTACTTTTGTACTCGCAAACGGAGCAGTTTCCACTGGAGAGAAGGTGAGCATCTTCTTTACGTTCTGGGGATTGAATGCAATTAAGAAAACAAACAAGCCAAAAGTGCAGAAAGATATCTTTGGAAGAATGTTCTCAATGATGCTTCCTTCAGACACAATGGCGCTGAAACTTTCTAAAATGCATATGATGGGTATTGGCAGTAAAATGATGAGATTTATAATGAACAAGAAAGGGATTGATTCACTTGAGTCATTACGCCAGCAGGCTTTGGATAATGGTGTGGAATTTATTGCTTGTCAGATGTCAATGGATGTAATGGGGGTAAAAGCCGAAGAATTGCTCGATGAAGTAACTATTGGAGGTGTGGCTACTTATATGGAGCGCGCGGATAAGTCCAATATAAATTTATTTATTTAATCAATCTAAGAAGAATATGATAAAGTTGATCTGCCAGTTACGGGATATTAATATGGCTATGAATGAGCTCGAGATACAGCTGAATGAGAAATATGGCATTGGGCTAAATGAGGCAATGGCTCTGTGTTGTCTTTCCGATGGTCGATTGTCTGCGACTGAGATTGCTGAAAAAACAGGAATGACAAATTCACATTGTTCCAAAGTTATTCGATCTATTGAACAAAAGTTGTTAATAGAACGTAGTCTTGGAGAAAACGACAAGAGGCAAATGTATTTTTGCTTAAATAAGGAGGGCAAAAAGAAACTATCGCAGATAAAGTGCAAAGGGCTTGTTCTGCCAGAAGCATTGCGCCCTGTTCTGGGCAATTGTGAAGAGGAATAAGTAGATAGAATGTAATGTCGTAATATTATTCTGTAAAAGCTTAAATATGTAAAAAGCACGCTGGTTTAGTTTGAACCAGTGTGCTTTTGTTATAATGTTGCGTTCCAGGATAAATTTCTAATTATTCTTTTCCTTTTTACGATGCCTGTTTTTAATAATTAAGTGCTTTTTATAAAGCAAAAAATCATTGTGGCATGGTTTTATCTTTTATAAGGTGTTGTAAATGAGGAGTGAAACATATTTTAACTCAAAATAAAATCCGAAAAGCGAAATCTTACAGGTTGTTTTCTGTCCTACTATTTTATTTATTGAAATAAGTAACTGATAATGAGGCGCGGGCAATAATATATCACCCCCTAAGAAGCCGAATTCAAGTTATAAACGCAACTCTCTCCTATGTTTTTTTAATGTATTAATAAACTCCATTGGGGTATAATATCCCAACCTTTTTCTCGGTCTTGAATTAATTAAATTTTCTACTATTTCTACCTGTTTTTCAGTTACTTCACTAAAGTCTGTCCCCTTAGGAAAGTATTGCCTGACTAATCCATTTATATTTTCATTTGCTCCTCTTTCCCAAGAATGATAGGGTTTGGCAAAATAGAAATTAATTCTCAATTTTGTTTCTATTTTTTTATGAAAAGCAAACTCAAACCCATTATCCGAGGTTATAGTGAAGATTTTCCCTTTAAATGATGTTAAACATTTAATAGCCGTATCTGCCATTGATTTTGGATCACGCCCCTTAAGTTTGCGTATCCATAAGCGTCCGGTAAGCCTATCATTAATGGTCATTAGTGCACTCTTTTTATTCTTTCCAATTATAGAATCTATTTCAAAATCACCAAACCTTTTGCGTTCCTCTACAATGGCAGGTCTTTGATCAATAGTTCTGCGATTTTTAAGTATCCCTCTACTATTATATTCAGAGCCGCGTTTTTTGTTTTTTCGCCCTCTTCGGCGCAAATATTTATAAAGGCGTCCTTTCTGACGTTTATCTTTCCAGATCCATTGATAAAGTATTTCATGAGAAACCATGGGAATCGACTGTAATTTGCACCGACCTGATATCTGTTCCGGACTATAATTAAATTCTATTAGCAGATCCTTTGCAAGAGCCTTCATTTCTTGGGTAAAGACTACTTTCCCAGGGCGACATTTCTTTCTTAAGTCAGCTTTCTTTTGAGCTTCACGGGGCATGTACTGATGCCAGGAGCCATAAGAATTACGAATGATTTCACGGCCTATGGTACTTTTATGAACCTTTACAAGAGAGGCTATCTCACTTTTACTTTTTCCACTGTGAAGATATGCAGAAATTTCATATCTTTGTTCTTGGGTTAAATGTTTCATCTTGTAACTGATTTTGTAGGAGATTGAGGGAACAAGATAATTATTTTATCCCATCAGAGAAAGGGGGGAAGAAAAACATTTTCCCCTTCTCTGAAAAAATATTCAATCTAAAATTCCATCAGTTGCATTTAACACTTGAATTTAGGGAATACAAAAAAATAGCATAGTTCCCCGCACACTTTTATTTTTAACTTAATCTTAAGTCCCTTATTGATTATTCAGAATATCTAAATTATCGGTATAGAACAGCAGATAGAAAGGCTTGCTAAAAATAGCCGATTGCTTAAACTATGCTATTTCCCTGATCGTATTATTTTTATGATAAACAAGTCAGTTCTAACCAATTCAGGTTATATATATAGTCGTTCATCAGTTTATGCTTGTTGAAGAAGAGTCTGAACAATTCTGTCGGCAGTTCTTCCGTCCCATCTTTCAGGAAGACTTCCTTGTTTCCATTCACCTTGCATAATTTTTGATACTGCATTTCCTAGTTTCTCAGCATTTTCACCTACCAATTCATTGGTCCCTATTGAACAAGTTTCAGGATGTTCCACATATGTATTTAATGTAATACATGGAATGCCTAGGAAAGTTGCTTCTTCAGCTACATTTCCAGAATCTGTTATTATTGCTTTCGCTTTATTGGTGAGATATCCAAACGAAAGATAGCTTTGCGGAGGAAGAACATGCAAATTCGGAGCTTTAATATTCAGTTCGTTTATTGCATCACGCACATAGGTGTGAAGGGGTGCAACAATAGTAGTGCCCTGAGACTCCAAAATCAGACGTTCAATTAGCTCTTTGAAATTTTCTTTGTTTTCTATTAATGCGTGACGATTAATAGTCAGAAGAAAATAATTCTTTTCTTTCAGTCCTAATATATCAAATGATGCAGGCTTAATAAACCTATTGCGGTTATATCTCAAAGAATCCATTAGTATATTCCCTACCAGAAAAACTTGTTCATTGCCGGTGCCTGTCTGATTTAAATTACGGTTGGCTCCCATCCCTGCAGTAAACAAGAAATCTGAAAGCCCGTCTGTAATCATACGATTTACTTCTTTAGGCATACTCATATCGAAAGAACGTGTTCCTGCAACAAGGTGAGCTACTTTAATATTCTGCTTTTTGGCTACAATAGCACAAGCCATTGTAGAAGTCAGATCATCAACGACTAACACCACGTTGGTTGGATTTTCCTTCAATTCTTTTTCAAATGCAAGCATAATACCACCTGTTCGTTCAGTTAGATTTTCGAATCCAACTTCTAAATAGGCAACTGGCTTTTTCATGTTTAAATCGACAAAAAGAGAAGGATCCAGACTACTGTCACTGGATAATCCTGTATATATTAATCTGTATGAGATTTCTTTTCCTTGCTCCCTGGCTTTGTCTATAGCCCGCGTAATAGGAGCAATCTTCATAAAATTGGGACGAGCCCCTGCAACAATAGTTATTTTCATGCCTATAATATAGATTATTATTTTGACAGCAAAATTACACTTTCTTTCAGAAAACCACTTATAAACCTCTTTACTTTTTTATTATTTGATTGTTTATTCGTTACTTTGTGGAAAAAGTTAGAAATATGCCTACTTTTGTTCAGATTATAGAATTTATTGGGACCTTTGCTTTCGCTATTAGTGGCATTCGTTTAGCTTCTGCTAAACAGTTTGATTGGTTTGGAGCATATGTTGTCGGCGTTGCCACTGCTATTGGTGGTGGAACAATTCGTGATCTTCTTCTCGATGTTACTCCTTTTTGGATGACAAATCCTATTTATTTAATTTGTTCGGCCTTGGCTTTGGTGTGGGTAATCTCTTTTGGCAAAGAATTAGTCCATTTACATAATACCTTTTTTATATTTGACTCAATAGGTCTTGCTCTGTTTACTGTTGTAGGAGTGCAAAAAACAATTGTTTTGGGATATCCGTTCTGGGTTGCCATTATAATGGGTACTATCACAGGTGCCGCAGGAGGTGTTATTCGGGATATTTGCATAAATGAGATTCCACTTATTTTTAGAAAAGAAATTTATGCCATGGCCTGTGTTGTTGGAGGAATAGTTTACTGGTGCTGTACTTTGATGACTCTTGATGCCATGATTGTACAATGTGTCAGCGGATTCAGTGTTTTTCTCGTAAGAATTCTGGCCGTTAAATATAATATTTGTTTACCTAGGCTGAAAGGCGAATAACCTAAAAACTATTATTTTATGATGTAAAAACAGTTATTAATAATATACCCCCTAATTGCTAATAGAATTTGGGCTATTGATTGAACTTAATTTGTGTACTATTGCATTAACGAGATAACCTTATAGTATTAACACAAAAACAAGCAGTCTATGAAAAGTCTAAATTTTAAGAGTGACCTACTAGGAGTACAGGACGAACTACTTCGCTTTGCTTATAAATTAACTGCTAACCGTGAAGAAGCAAATGATTTGCTTCAGGAAACATCATTGAAAGCATTAGATAATGAAGAAAAATATACCCCCGATACAAACTTCAAAGGTTGGATGTATACCATTATGCGTAATATCTTTATTAATAATTATCGTAAGTTAATGAGGGATCAGACATTTGTTGATCAAACAGAGAATATGTACCATCTCAATCTTTCTCAGGATTCAGGTTTCGATAGTACTGAAGGGGCTTATGATATTAAAGAGATTCACAGGGTTGTTAATTCATTACCTAATGAATATAAAGTGCCTTTCTCAATGCATGTTTCAGGATTTAAATATCGTGAGATTGCCGAAAAACTGGATTTGCCACTTGGTACAGTTAAGAGTCGGATATTTTTCACCAGACAAAGATTGCAGCAACAATTGAAAGATTTTGTTTAGCATTTAATAATAAAGCACTATTTATAGTGTGTATAGGGAACAATTCGATGAGATTTCGAATTGTTCCCTTTCTTTTTGTTATTTTATGATTTAAATATGATATTAAACATGTTTTATAGCAGGATGAATTTATTTATTTTTTTGACATAATGTCAATTCATTTATTATCTTTGCAATAGCATTTTTTAATAAACTTTGTAATCTTATATAGCACTTCACAATGAAAAAAGAAATCAAATTTAGCCTCCTTTACCGGGATATGTGGCAGTCTTCCGGAAAGTATCAACCAAGGGCTGATCAGTTGGCAAGAATCGCTCCGGTGATTATTGAAATGGGATGTTTTGCTCGTGTAGAAACTAATGGTGGAGCATTTGAACAAGTAAACTTATTATATGGTGAGAATCCTAATAATGCAGTTAGAACTTTTACGAAACCTTTTAACGAGGTAGGTATTCAAACTCATATGCTTGATCGTGGTTTAAATGGACTACGAATGTTCCCGGTTCCTGCAGATGTACGTAAACTGATGTATAAAGTAAAGAAAGCCCAGGGTGTTGATATTACACGTATCTTTTGTGGTTTGAACGATGTTAGAAATATTATTCCATCAATCACTTACGCATTGGAAGCAGGGATGATCCCTCAAGCTACTCTTTGCATCACATTCTCTCCAGTACATACAGTAGAATATTATACTAGTATTGCAGATCAATTGATAGCTGCCGGTGCACCTGAGATTTGTTTAAAAGATATGGCTGGAGTAGGTCGTCCGGTAATGCTTGGTAAGTTAACCAAAGCGATAAAAGAGAAACATCCGGATGTGATTATTCAGTATCACGGACATTCAGGTCCTGGACTTTCCATGGCGTCTATCCTTGAAGTGTGTGAAAATGGTGCCGATATTATTGATGTTGCTATGGAACCATTATCCTGGGGAAAAGTTCATCCGGACGTAATTTCTGTTCAGGCAATGTTGAAAGATGCAGGCTTCCAGGTACCCGAAATTAATATGAAGGCTTACATGAAAGCTCGTAGTTTGACACAAGAGTTTATAGATGATTTTCTAGGTTACTTTATTGATCAAACCAATAAGCATACTTCTTCATTGTTACTTGGTTGTGGACTTCCTGGAGGAATGATGGGATCAATGATGGCCGATTTAAAAGGAGTTCAATCAGGAATAAACATGTTTTTAAAGAGCAAGAATCAACCAGAACTCAGTCTTGACGACTTAGTGGTAATGCTTTTTGATGAAGTGGCTTATGTATGGCCAAAGCTGGGCTACCCTCCATTAGTTACTCCGTTTAGTCAATATGTAAAGAATGTAGCTTTGATGAACGTTATGCAATTAGTTAAAGGAGAAGAACGCTGGACAATGATTGATTCTCATACCTGGGATATGATTTTAGGTAAGAGTGGAAAATTGCCTGGAGAACTGGCTCCTGAGATCATAGAACTGGCCAAAGCAAAAGGATATGAATTCTCAATTGAAAATCCACAGGATAATTTCCCGGATGCCTTGGATCAGTTCCGTAAAGAAATGGACGAGAATGGATGGGAGTATGGTCCGGATAATGAAGAATTGTTTGAATTGGCTATGCATGATCGCCAATACCGGGATTATCGTTCTGGCATTGCTAAAAAACGTTTTCAGGATGAATTGCAGAGAGCAAAAGACGAAGAAATGCAGAAGAAAGGATTTACAGAAGAGGATATCAAGAAAATGAAACGTGCCAAAGCAGAACCTATTACTGCTCTTGAAAAGGGACAACTCTTTTGGGACGCTAGTTTTGAGTCTGGATCAACACCTCCGGCAATTGGTCAGAAATTTACTCCTGAAGAAACGTTCTGCTATATTGGAACTTTATGGGGTACGTTTGATAAAATACCGGCAAACTTCTCTGGTCGTATTATTGAGGTTTGTGTAAAACAAGGTGCTCATGTTAGTAAGGGCGATATCCTGGCTTACATTGAGCGAGTAGAATATGTAGCATAACATTTTTATATAAAAAGAGAATGAGGCAGTAGTGTTTGATGAAAATGCTATTGTCTCTATTTTTTTTGTAATATCATTCCTTATTATACCAGTCTGATTGATTCTGTTATCTGTTGAATTTTTAACGAGAAGATGACATCTGCAGACTTTTATTATTTATAATAAACCTGCTGCATTCCAATCAGGTGATCATACCGTTCTCCAAATGGACGATGGTATACTAATATCAGATATTCATTTTCAGTTTCATAGTAATTTCCCTCAGTTAGTGCTCCTGTTGCTTTATTACTACCGGCAGGTACAAATAAGTACTGATAATTGTAGGCACCCTGTTTCAATAGTTGTGAGGTCTCAAAAGATTGTGTATCCGGATTGTATTTTAGTCGATAGTTCTCATCGAAATTATCGTGAGTAAATTCTCCTTGCAAATAGAAATCACCATCAGGCAATGCTTCTTTCCATGGAAGTGAGAAGTGTACAAAAAGATAATCAGCTTCAGTATCATTA harbors:
- a CDS encoding replication-associated recombination protein A, producing MAQPLAERLRPKSLDDYIGQKHLVGEGAILRKMIDAGRISSFILWGPPGVGKTTLAQIIANKLETPFYTLSAVSSGVKDVRDVIDKAKSARFFSQASPILFIDEIHRFSKSQQDSLLGAVEHGTVTLIGATTENPSFEVIRPLLSRCQLYVLKSLEKDDLLELLQRALTQDSILKSKNIELKETDAMLRYSGGDARKLLNILELVVESDSEDPIVITDDKVTERLQQNPLAYDKDGEMHYDIISAFIKSIRGSDPDGAIYWLARMVEGGEDPAFIARRLVISASEDIGLANPNALLLANACFETLMKIGWPEGRIPLAETTIYLATSPKSNSAYNAINDALELVRETGNLPVPLHLRNAPTKLMKQLGYGNDYKYAHNYKDNFVKQQFLPDELKAKSIWHPQDNPAEAKLKERMKQLWEDRYID
- a CDS encoding D-2-hydroxyacid dehydrogenase yields the protein MKIVVLDGYGANPGDLSWDELKVLGDCTVYDRTSTADVIARAQGAEVVLTNKTEISAEAIAALSDLKYIGVMATGYNVVDIAAAKERGIVVTNTPAYSTVSVAQMAFAHILNITQQVAHHSNEVKKGRWTNNADFCFWDTPLTELSGLKLGIVGLGHTGMATARIAFGFGMNVCAYTSKSQLQLPPEIKMMTKEEIFTECDIVSLHCPLTEETREIVDAKRLATMKPTSILINTGRGSLVNEHDLADALNNGIIYAAGLDVLTSEPPLADNPLLTAKNCYITPHIAWATKASRMRLMSILAENIKAFAAGKPINNVAK
- a CDS encoding FAD-dependent oxidoreductase, which encodes MSGEKYIIIGGVAGGATTAARIRRMNEEVEVIMFEKGDYISYANCGLPYYIGNVIEDRNKLFVQTPESFGLRFNIDVRVRSEVVSIDRDKKEVLVRRRNGEEYIEKYDKLLLSPGAYPVRPPFPGIDLDGIFTLRNVNDTDAIKNYMNSHQVKRAVVVGAGFIGLEMAENLQHAGAKVSVVEMLNQVMPPIDYSMASLVHQHLQDKGVNLYLEHAVSVFTKKGNSIEVVFKNGKCIMADIVILSIGVRPETTLAKQAGLVIGETGGIVVNDYLQTSDENIYAVGDAIEFKHPITGKPWLNYLAGPANRQGRICADNMLLGNKTRYEGAIGTAIAKVFDFTVASTGLAAKQLKKNEIPYLSSVTHSGSHAGYYPDSLQMSIKITFSPVDGKLYGAQIVGCDGVDKRIDQIALLIKQRGTVYDLMQLEHAYAPPYSSAKDPIAIAGYVAENILLKRANIVTWREMLQVNDGIILDVRTSVEFSLGAIPGAINIPLDGIRNHLNEIPKDKNIYIYCAVGLRGYLATRVLMQKGFDHVFNLSGGYKLYRSATTPVILDEKDMNACSAATGTDSNTNNDSEMETIKIDACGLQCPGPIMKLKKSIEDINVGDRLEVIATDPGFRRDSQAWCNMTGHKMVSQSADSGKYVSIIEKMERKKTSPSFSESPVECSGKGKTFILFSDDLDKALATFVLANGAVSTGEKVSIFFTFWGLNAIKKTNKPKVQKDIFGRMFSMMLPSDTMALKLSKMHMMGIGSKMMRFIMNKKGIDSLESLRQQALDNGVEFIACQMSMDVMGVKAEELLDEVTIGGVATYMERADKSNINLFI
- a CDS encoding winged helix DNA-binding protein gives rise to the protein MIKLICQLRDINMAMNELEIQLNEKYGIGLNEAMALCCLSDGRLSATEIAEKTGMTNSHCSKVIRSIEQKLLIERSLGENDKRQMYFCLNKEGKKKLSQIKCKGLVLPEALRPVLGNCEEE
- a CDS encoding IS30 family transposase yields the protein MKHLTQEQRYEISAYLHSGKSKSEIASLVKVHKSTIGREIIRNSYGSWHQYMPREAQKKADLRKKCRPGKVVFTQEMKALAKDLLIEFNYSPEQISGRCKLQSIPMVSHEILYQWIWKDKRQKGRLYKYLRRRGRKNKKRGSEYNSRGILKNRRTIDQRPAIVEERKRFGDFEIDSIIGKNKKSALMTINDRLTGRLWIRKLKGRDPKSMADTAIKCLTSFKGKIFTITSDNGFEFAFHKKIETKLRINFYFAKPYHSWERGANENINGLVRQYFPKGTDFSEVTEKQVEIVENLINSRPRKRLGYYTPMEFINTLKKHRRELRL
- the wecB gene encoding UDP-N-acetylglucosamine 2-epimerase (non-hydrolyzing), whose protein sequence is MKITIVAGARPNFMKIAPITRAIDKAREQGKEISYRLIYTGLSSDSSLDPSLFVDLNMKKPVAYLEVGFENLTERTGGIMLAFEKELKENPTNVVLVVDDLTSTMACAIVAKKQNIKVAHLVAGTRSFDMSMPKEVNRMITDGLSDFLFTAGMGANRNLNQTGTGNEQVFLVGNILMDSLRYNRNRFIKPASFDILGLKEKNYFLLTINRHALIENKENFKELIERLILESQGTTIVAPLHTYVRDAINELNIKAPNLHVLPPQSYLSFGYLTNKAKAIITDSGNVAEEATFLGIPCITLNTYVEHPETCSIGTNELVGENAEKLGNAVSKIMQGEWKQGSLPERWDGRTADRIVQTLLQQA
- a CDS encoding trimeric intracellular cation channel family protein encodes the protein MPTFVQIIEFIGTFAFAISGIRLASAKQFDWFGAYVVGVATAIGGGTIRDLLLDVTPFWMTNPIYLICSALALVWVISFGKELVHLHNTFFIFDSIGLALFTVVGVQKTIVLGYPFWVAIIMGTITGAAGGVIRDICINEIPLIFRKEIYAMACVVGGIVYWCCTLMTLDAMIVQCVSGFSVFLVRILAVKYNICLPRLKGE
- a CDS encoding RNA polymerase sigma factor, whose translation is MKSLNFKSDLLGVQDELLRFAYKLTANREEANDLLQETSLKALDNEEKYTPDTNFKGWMYTIMRNIFINNYRKLMRDQTFVDQTENMYHLNLSQDSGFDSTEGAYDIKEIHRVVNSLPNEYKVPFSMHVSGFKYREIAEKLDLPLGTVKSRIFFTRQRLQQQLKDFV